From a region of the Impatiens glandulifera chromosome 4, dImpGla2.1, whole genome shotgun sequence genome:
- the LOC124936140 gene encoding CDPK-related kinase 5-like: protein MGTCTSKPSKSNPYAPRNDIINTPYQTPTTDNHHHQSVKKSPFSSFYSPNPLHSSTPRRSYKRPFPPPSPAKHIKAVLALRQRSSKPKKQEGENQNDDISSLDKSFGFSKQFITRYEIGEEIGRGHFGYTCSAIVKKGDLKGQEVAVKIIPKVKMTTAIAIEDVRREVKILRSLTGHKNLVQFYDAFEDYNNVYIVMELCKGGELLDKILARGGKYSEDEAKVVMVQILNFVAFCHLQGVAHRDLKPENFLYTSKYDNSQLKAIDFGLSDFVKPDERLNDIVGSACYVAPEVLQRSYGTEADVWSVGVIAYILLSGRRPFWARTESGIFQAVLKAIPTFDESPWPTLSPEAKDFVKLTLNKDPRKRMSAAQALSHPWIRNYRDVKVISLDILVFRLLKAYMQSSSLRKSALRALSKTLTSDELFHLKEQFALLDPKDGCITLDNIKVALMKNATDAMKDSRITDLLSTLNALQYRRMNFDEFCAAGISVYQLETLDLWDQHARCAYDVFENDGNKAIVFEELASELGLGPSVPVHAVLNDWIRNTDGKLSFIGFVKLLHGASGRTFAKVL, encoded by the exons TCCTCCTTCTACAGCCCTAACCCATTACATTCCTCAACCCCACGTAGATCCTACAAACGTCCATTTCCTCCACCATCACCAGCAAAGCACATAAAAGCAGTTTTAGCACTACGGCAACGATCATCAAAACCTAAGAAACAAGAAGGGGAGAATCAGAATGATGATATTTCATCACTCGATAAGAGTTTTGGATTCTCCAAACAGTTTATAACTAGGTATGAAATTGGTGAAGAAATTGGTAGAGGTCATTTTGGTTATACTTGTTCTGCCATTGTTAAGAAAGGTGATCTAAAAGGTCAAGAAGTAGCTGTCAAGATCATTCCTAAAGTGAAg ATGACAACAGCTATTGCAATTGAGGATGTAAGAAGGGAGGTGAAGATATTAAGATCATTAACTGGACATAAGAATCTTGTTCAATTTTATGATGCATTTGAAGATTATAACAATGTATACATTGTCATGGA GTTATGCAAAGGAGGAGAGCTCTTAGATAAAATACTTGCAAG GGGTGGAAAGTATTCGGAAGATGAGGCAAAGGTTGTCATggtacaaatattaaattttgttgcATTTTGTCATCTCCAAGGTGTGGCACACCGAGACCTAAAGCCAGAG AACTTTTTGTATACATCCAAGTATGATAACTCCCAGTTAAAAGCTATAGACTTTGGCTTATCAGATTTCGTCAAACCAG ATGAAAGGCTTAACGACATTGTAGGAAGTGCATGCTACGTAGCACCTGAAGTTCTACAAAGATCTTATGGCACTGAAGCTGATGTATGGAGTGTTGGTGTAATTGCATATATTCTCTTATCTGGCAGACGTCCATTTTGGGCTAGAACTGAATCCGGTATCTTTCAAGCTGTCTTGAAAGCTATTCCAACTTTCGATGAATCCCCTTGGCCTACACTTTCACCTGAGGCTAAAGACTTTGTGAAACTTACATTAAATAAAGATCCACGCAAACGAATGAGTGCTGCTCAGGCTTTGA GTCATCCGTGGATTCGAAACTATCGAGATGTCAAAGTAATATCTCTTGACATTCTCGTTTTCAGGCTCTTGAAGGCTTATATGCAATCATCATCTCTTCGCAAATCTGCTTTGAGAGCTTTATCTAAGACATTGACTTCAGATGAACTGTTTCATCTAAAGGAGCAGTTTGCATTGTTGGATCCTAAAGATGGTTGTATCACTTTAGACAACATTAAagtg gCTTTGATGAAGAATGCAACAGATGCTATGAAAGACTCTAGGATAACTGATCTACTTTCAACA CTAAATGCATTGCAATATAGACGGATGAATTTCGATGAATTTTGTGCTGCTGGGATAAGCGTTTATCAGCTAGAAACGTTAGATTTGTGGGATCAACATGCTCGTTGTGCCTACGATGTTTTTGAGAATGATGGGAACAAGGCAATTGTGTTTGAAGAACTTGCATCA GAACTCGGGTTGGGACCTTCGGTTCCTGTTCATGCTGTACTAAACGACTGGATTAGAAATACTGATGGAAAGCTAAGCTTCATCGGTTTTGTGAAACTGTTACATGGTGCGTCGGGTAGAACTTTCGCAAAGGTCTTGTAG